From the Telopea speciosissima isolate NSW1024214 ecotype Mountain lineage chromosome 9, Tspe_v1, whole genome shotgun sequence genome, the window TAATTTACTTAATAGTATTAATTGATGGTTTCTTATATGCATAGGTATATTGTCTCCGATTGTGATTCCATTCAAACAATGGTTGAAAATCACAAATTTCTGGGTTATGGTTATGAAGATGCTTCTGCACAAGCGATGAGAGCAGGAATGGATTTGAATTGTGGAGATTCTTATACCAATTACATGGAGAATGCAACATTAAGTGGCAAAGTGAAAGAAGCAGACATAGACAAAGCTTTGAACAATCTTTATGTTGTGCTTATGAGGCTTGGCCTTTTTGATGGTAGCAGTCCTTCCTTGAGATCTATTGGTGCAGAAAGTGTTTGTTCAGATGAACACATTGAGTTATCAGCTGAAGCTGCAAGGGAAGGAATTGTTTTGCTTAAGAATGACAATAATACATTGCCTTTAGATCATAACAAATTCAAGAACATTGCAGTAGTTGGCCCACATGCAAATGCTACCACCACTATGATTGGAACATATGTAGGTATTCCATGCAAGATTACTAGTCCCTTGGATGGTCTCTCTAAATTTGCAACTTTGACATATGCAAAGGGATGTGATGGTGTAGGATGCAAAAATGATAGCTTGATATTCCCTGCCATGGAAGCTGCAAAGAATGCAGATGCTACTATTATTATTGTCGGGTTGGATACATCGATCGAGCAAGAGGGTTTGGATCGACTTGATCTGAATCTTCCTGGTTATCAAGAACAGTTGATCAAACAAGTTAGAGATGTTGCCAAAGGTCCAGTCATTCTTATGGTCATGTCTGCCGGTGGTGTTGATATTTCTTTTGCCAAGGGAGATTCCAAAATCCCAGCCATCATTTGGGCTGGCTATCCTGGAGAGGAAGGTGGGCGCGCCATCGCTGATGTTGTCTTTGGAAAATACAATCCTGGTAAGTATAATTCCTTAATAGTAACTCTGTTGGCATCTTAAACTCACTAGCTATATACAGTCATTCCTTATCTCTTGCTCCTTAAGTTTCTTATTAAATGACATTTTTatctttgtttgtttgtgttATCAGGAGGGAAGTTACCAATTACATGGTACACAAATGATTATATTAACAAGCTTCCCATGACATCTATGCCATTGAGACCAGTTGATGAGTTGGGGTATCCAGGAAGGACTTACAAGTTCTTCAATGGCTCTACTGTTTACCCTTTTGGTTATGGGCTGAGCTACACCCAGTTTAACTACAAGATTGTGAGGGCTCATAGATCAGTTAATGTCAAATTGAACAAATACCAGCATTGCCGTCGCCTCGATTATTTGGATGATGCAGGAAGACCCTGGTGTGAATCTGTTCTAGTTGATGATTTGGATTGTTCCACAATTGAAGATTTTGAGTTAGAGGTTGAAGTCCAAAATGTTGGAACCATGGATGGGGATGATGTCCTCATTGTGTACTCAGTACCTCCGGCTGGGATTGTAGGTACTCATTCTAAGCAGGTGATTGGGTTCCAGAGGGTGTTTGTGCCAGCAGGAGAGAGCAAGAATTTGAAATTCACATTCAATGCATGCAAAAGCTTGTTCTTGGTGGAGAAAAATAGTTACAAATTGTTGCCTTCTGGTGCACATACCATCTTAATAGGCAATGAAGGAActtcacttcctcttcaagTTGATTTTACTGTGGCTGCTGTCGAAGAATGAATTAGATGATTATAGTTTAGGTTATAGGATTATTTTGGATTCTAAGAtagtcagggttttttttttatttttttttattttttttaaattctatattttaatgtttgataaattttttttggggggctaATCTAGCCTATTTGGTATAGcaatattataaatttttttttgaataaatagCTGTGATTATTTATTATACCTAATTAAAATCtccatttttttggtaatttctatcTCTAATTTTAGTATGTGATTTCCACTTCTTATCTAATACTATGAGCTAGTATATGCTTCTTCAAGGTAtttaattaaagggaaaaagaacattatcGGTTCACGAGGGTCATGTGTCCAAACATAAAAGCATGTGAAATTAACATCCCATcctctttaaaataaaaattttatccatgttgatgccactGTACTGGTGCAGAGGCAACATGATCCAACAACAATTTCTTGCCCTTCATTAAATTTCCccaatttatcttttgaactaTATTTGTCTCTCCTGATAACTAAATTCGAGATTTAATCCACAACAACAATTTGTATTTAATTGATAATTAAACTACTTTATTGAGACTTAAATATGCAAAGAAAGCGAAAAAGAATCTACCAATGGATAAGACATGCAAATTGCTGAATGAGTGATGCTGACTAATCTGTTTAAAGATGCTTGTAAGTTTGGGGAATTTACACATGATGATCCAAACTCCCCCTATTGTATTCCTACACAAGCGGTTTGCCCTTTGCGAAAAGAACCAAGGGGTACCAACTCTGCAAAAATTAAGGATTGCCAACACCATAGGATGGGATATGTAAATTTGAATACACCAAGTTAATGATTCCAGTTCACCAACAATAATAATGAGTACAGGCTTCTTAAATATTCCTCCTCCCTTATAGCATCTAGCATCTCACAAGTGTTGACATTTTTAAGATTGACCTACTAAGGAAGAGACTGGTACCCTGAAGGTATTAAGTTCTTTAAAATGAATTAGGAGCAATCAGGTCTGTACTAATCAATATGAGACTTGGAAAAGGAAGTTGATGAAAACTATCCATTCGAAGTTAGCTCCCATATTCTTGGTTGGGTTAGTAGTGAACGAATTTATTTATACAATACATGAAATGACAATAAAGAGATCAAGAGGAAACTCAtatctaggggtgtaaatgaatagctgaaatctgtttccgtatccgtttagtactatccaaatccgtccgaaagctaaacgaatgcagatatggataggctatagctatccgaaaagctatatttacatgtaaacggataaaatatccgatccatatccgtgtccgtattcgtttagcactatccgaatccgtccgatagctaatcggatgcggatgcggatatagcactatccgagccgaatccgatccgtttacagccctactcaTACATGGATCCATATCGTTTGAAGGAGACGATCTTCTTCAATTTAGACTTTCTCTGTTGATCTTGTGTGTTCTCTTGTCCACACAATTGCTAGGGTTAGCAACTAATGGGCATTGTTAACATTCTACAGATTGGGAGCAAGGACCAACCTTATCAGACTGAAGCCTCGGTTGTTTATAGGCCCACATATAAGAAACAAACTTTACACATTAGAGCAAGTTAACTAGAAAACCCGTTACCCAACAAGAAGACCACCTCCTATATTGGGCTCCATCCAATCAAGCTCATCAATCAACACCCATCCACTAATTTATACCCATACAATGACTAGATGCTAACCTATACATGATGAAAACATTATACTCTCCCCCTTGGGCACAAATAATAGAGAAGTGGTGTAAGAATTCCATTTCGAATTAAAAGAAATGTAGTTATGTTTTTTGTTAGTTTGCTTTCATCACTTCCGACTGGCCAATACTTAGTAACTATACACTCCTATTTTTAGTCATTCGTTTTAAAACTTCCCCTTAAAGTTGGATCATATACTACTCATCATCATAAGGCACATCCAGCTACTACTAATAActgattttccaaaaaaagaaaaaaagaaaaaaagaaacacattGAACGGAGAAAATCCTAAATTTGGGGCAAACCCTTGTTATAGAACAGTTTGTACCAATATAAATAgttttgatatttttcttttcaacctATGAAAGAGTACTAAAAGTACTATTCATTCATTCTTCCTCTTTGCAACACCATTTTTTGCTTTGTTCtataaaaaatgacaaaaacttTTAAGTTTTCAACTTGGCTTGATATTTCTAATGATGTTGCAAGTCTCTCATGCTGCACACATTAGTGGCTTCGACACTGAGTATTGTACATATCATTTTGATACAATGTTGTATGATATGTAtactaaaatattattttaagtTTAAATTTGGATTCCCTTCacttttgttttgtattttctttatttgttgaGGTTTGAGCTAAAATCCTTTTGGAGACAAATTAttcgaagaaaattcaaattcatgAGGAGAGGGGTTTTTTTAGTCCTACATTGCTTAGGAAAACAAGAATGACTTACTCATATATGGGAGTGGGTACATTGGGGTATGGCCGTATGGGGTCCTTAGAAAGAGGTATCTCTCTTCTAGGATGTTGGGGTTGGGTCTGGTTCACATACACGCACTCACACGCCAagcagggttgggctgggcccgGGTCTAGGTGTGTGGctttgtatattttttattttttaattaagagAGTAGGCTTTGTACATGCATCCATATGTACAAATACATGTCTGATTTGCTAGGGACATGTCCATCCATATTGATACATCTACACGTATAGGAAAACACGTTTACATATAGTCATACCTACACGTATACTACACATACCCCTTCAGTAGAGTATCTATTATTAGTACAACTCAACCTATACTTACTGCAACCAAATTCTATTCGAACATCATCAAGAGACTCTCCTTTACTGTTCAGTCATTGATACAAGCATCGACTCAGGTTCAAGCGTCAAGCCAGATTCAAGTTCTTGGTCAGATTAGAGTTTTATAATTTCATAGCCTGCATATTACACATTGTTACAACATAAAAATCATAGGGATCGAATCCTGCCTTGGTAGGAGATAGACCTGTGAATTGGCTACCCAAGCAAGTCAATCCTCCACAAAGAGGTTTCAACGAGTCTAAACGCTGTAGAGGTAGCCCAACTGCAAATTAAGGAAGCCTATATTCATGAAGGGAGAACGTTCTCTGCGAGGGAGCGCAGGGGCCACATGTATGTGGCAGGCAATGAGAGCGTGCGGATTGACTCTTGAGAGGTAGAAATATGATATGATGATCATTCTGACTATTGAACAAGTTGGAATATGCTCTACACCCGCTGCACATCAAATTCTTCTCCCATTGCAATCACATGGCCTACAATGTATAGGtcttcaaattttttctttcattgatcCAAATTTCTCAAAAAGAACTGATTTTTGAAACAATTTCCAGACAAGGCTCCAATCTCAAGTCCTAGACCAGACCAAGGTGCACAAGTGTTCGGTCATACTGGGTCGGAGGACCGTTTATCCCCTCATAATATTGATACTTTGGTTTttggactattttacccttccatGTACCTACACTCCAACTATAGTATTGGTCATGATCGACCCATATCGATACGAATCACCCGAATATGATCAATCCGACATCGATACCAAAAAATGTGAGGCAACAACTTTTTAATCTTTAGATAAAATTGTCAGCTTGGTTCGGTCCTGGATTTAGATGGGAATTGGTCAAAATTGGTGAGTAATCGGTTAGAATCAGCACAAAAGGTTATTTATGTACATTCGTTTTAAAACTTCCCCTTAAAGCTGGGGCATAactatgttttttttggttgaaggggCAGAAACTACTCATTATCAACTTAAActggaaaaataaagaaatgataAGGCATATCTAGTAACAACTAATAACTGAACCGAGTAAATCCTAAATTTCGGGTAAACCATTTGTTATTGAACAGTTTATATCAATATAAATAGTTTTGATATCCTTCTTTTCCACCCAAGAAACAGTGCTAAACCTATTACTACTCATTCATTCTCTTACGCGGATTCTTCGATCAGTGGGAGAAATCCCTCACGTGACCGAGTCTCCCAGCaagttctctttcttttttctctttcccagTGAATCTGCGTAAGACATTCTTCCTTTTTGTCacaccattttttattttattctataaaaaatggcaaaaattTGTAAACTTTCAATCCTAACAGTTGGGCTCTTACTTGGGTTTGTGTTTGCAATGATGTTGCAAGTCTCTCATGGTGCACGCATTAATGCCTTCAACACTGAGTATCATGGATATTCTCTTGATACATACATAGGGTATCCTGCCCTTGGAGCGGATAGACCTTCGAAGAAGCAGCCACCCATTCAAGCCAATCCTCCACCTCAAGACGCCAACACTGAGTATCATGGATATTCTCTTGATAAATACATAGGGTATCCTGCCCTTGGAGCGGATAGACCTTCGAAGAAACAGCCACCCATTCAAGCCAATCCTCCACCACAAGAAGCCAACACTGAGTATCATGGATATTCTCTTGATAAATACATAGGGTATCCTGCCCTTGGAGCGGATAGACCTTCGAAGAAGCAGCCACCCATTCAAGCCAATCCTCCACCGCAAGATTGCGACCAGTCTGATAATTGCGAAGATAGCACACCTGCAAATTAAGGGAGCCCTTGTATGAAacattaaatatttatttatattcatGATCTAAAGAAATAAGAGTATTTATTGGAAGGTCATGTAGGTTATATGTAGTCGAAAGCTTTTACCGGTTTTTTTAAGCTTTCATGGGCTTTTTAAGCCTGGACGTCAAACACttgtatttcttctttttatatatttaatctTGCTGACCTTTAGAAAACAATGTGAACGTTTTATTCATTGGCGAGATGTGGTGTTTTTATCTTTATTCATGATTGCTTaaaggaccaaaaaaaaaaaaaaaaaaaggaaaaactctaACTGGTCGCTGGGTTAGTGTGgttcctgtgcctagacatcaatttttatttttttttatgtgcgCAAAAAGACCATTTAGGCTTAGTCCCCAGTGAAGTCAAAAATTGCTTCCAAACCAATGCCTCTGTATTTACTGTCATTGGCTAAGACGTTGGTGCTAGGGCTACACAATCGTTTAACATTCTCACTCTTACCCACAAAAATGAGAACTTGATAGTCATCCTCAGGAATTGATCAATTCTTagtttgaaaagaaaatttattttctttcttctacctTTGATTATGGTTCTTTAGGAAGAAGGCCATCTCATGTAGAATGTTTGGATGGACCACTTATATTATTTACCACTTGCCTGAAATTCTTTGAAGAAGATAAATTCTATTATGAAGAAAATTTTTGTCAAGTGAAAATTTATCGCAGAAAAGAAATTTTGCACTTGGAAATCCTTAAGAAAGATTCCGTGTAGTTTTGGCAATCCACTATGGGCTCTTCCATGAAATCCTCTAGAAAAGATTTTCTCAAGTTTACCGAATTGTATTTATATGTATAGATTGGGCCCATAATCGGAAAAAGCCCATAGACGGACGAACCAGTTCCGGGAACTTGGTTGATCGACCCATTCATCGGCCAACAAAAAGCATCATGAGGGCATCTTGATCATAACAGTTAAATCCACGATACCGTAGATGGATCGAAGGAGCTATCCAGGTCGCAATTGGATGGATATGAACCATCATTGTAATTGGGCCAAAGCCCATGAATTCCAAATTCTGTAGCAAcagctttgttttgtttttttttttttttttgggataaaagGGAGCTTTATATTAATAGAAAAAGTAAAGTAATTTGTTTACATTCTATAGCAACAGCTTTGTTTTGTAAATCAACGGTTAGTTGCACCATTGTGACCACCAAAATCGGATTGACAGATCTATACTGATCCGGATTGGTTGCATCGGTCTGGATCAATCGTATCGGTTTGGATCTATACTCTGTTTGCCTCGATACTGATACAAATTGGTTGGATTGACTGATCCGATACCAATTTCTCAAATCATGGTGGTTACAGGTTTGAGTCTGTAGAAACAGCTTCTTTGCGAAGCAAGgataagactgcgtacattatatCCATCCCCAAACCCTGCAGAGACCACTGAAATAAGAGAAAACAATGTGTAAAACAAGGGATCCCATTAAAATTTCAGGCTGTATGGAGTTGCTCTTGTGTAGGGAGTCTATGTGGACAGTCAATGACGACACTAGAAAAATTTGGGATATGGGCATCAACGGTTAACCCTTTCACATATTGCATGATTTTCATGTGTCCATGTGTCAGTGGTGGACATTTAAAGGAATGGCTTAGGGATGTTAATTCCAGGCACGGCCCGGCAGGTCTGACCGAGCCCGCTTGGTTAAAGCTCGGCCCTGTTCGATCCAGCCCAATTATTAAATGTCTGATACGTTTAATAATCGGGTGGTTCCAGTGTGGGGTCCTAGCTTGTCGGGCATTTGACCGGACCGTTCGATTCTAGGTCCAACCCAACCTACCCAGTTACAGTCCCACTTGACCCAACCCTTTAACTtgtaaacttcccctcccccttctctctcccttgtGTTTTATGGGTATGGATGGAGATGAGCTTTGAGGAGAAACGGATGGTCCCAGGGGGTAACTCTTCTGCTAAAGCCTCCAATAGAGCTATCCTGTGGACAAGTCTAATTTCATTTCACTTACTGTATTCCACATAGCGCCAAGTACAAGTTAGATTTGGAAGAAACAGAGCTTTCCAGTGTTTAGATAACAGCTCGAATTCATGAATGCTATGAGTTGCAAACTTGCTATACATTATCATAATCCTTACAAAGATTTACAGGGAAATGCAAATcctagttaaatttttttttctttatgatTTTCCAATAATTTTTGTAGGGCTGCATGCATTATTTAAAGCCCGTTTGGATTGAAACAGGCCCATAGCCCGATTAAATCATGGTTAAGGCCCAATTCTAGTACTCAATCATAGCTCGAGTCTGTCTAGGTCGGACCTAAATCCCAATTAGTTAAAGTAAACGGGCAGTCACGGTGCAGGCTTCAAGCTTGGTTAAGCCCGGTTAACCCCAAACTAGATAGGTCGAGCCTGAcgggttgacacccctaggtctATTAATGCCAGAAGTGGATCAGACgataataatatattttaaaaattctGTGTAATAAAACTCGTACGTATTTTATACAGTCATTTTGTAAGCAAAAATATGGGAATATATTCAATATGTCACTGATATGTACACTACCGAATAACACCACCTGGTCGCACCAGACACGCCCTGACACAGGGGAGCGTGAAATGACCGCAgcacccctggtcatttccGGGGATCCAGAGGGAATGACGGTCATTTCACGTACCCCTGTGTCAAGGCGTAGGGGTGGCGTATCTAGCGCGatcgggtggcattctttctccttgttcccaattacaattcataatattttcatttaacaAATCAAGACATCAATGATATTTTCTCATCAATATCATGTTATAAACCATGAAAATCCCACAAATAGCAAATCCTTGTCAGCAATAGAATCAAATTCAATACCTAGAAGTTGTATATGTTACCAAAACTATACTATTTCGTTTATATATCATTATTCATAGTCAGTTTGGAGTTATCTTGGTTGAGATGGTGTTCAGAGATGGATTATCTCAAACCTTGTTCAACAACGGTATTGTAGTTTGACACTCTCTGTGCTGTCCAATGTCTTCATCACATATCATCCATTCAAGAGACATAATTGCCTTTTTCTATAAAAACAGATCCAAATTTCATAATTCCGGAGACATAATTCCCTTTTTCTAAGTTTCTCTTTGATCCCAAACTAacaatttgctaatttaatctaccaaaaaaaaaggggaagggggtTGGAGGGGGGCTCGCCGCTGCAACTCAAGTTCAGACAATAAGAGGAAGATTCTGCAACTCTTTGCCAAAAGCTTGATCGGAACTCAAGCTATTTGCTTGAAGAATTAACGATTTAGCACTCCAAATTCATAATTCCCGTTTTACttctttcatttcttattttatttttgagaaatAGAACACTACACGGTCGTGTGTCTTGTGTGGCTCCTATGCCTCGACATACAAAGCGCCTTGACAGCCTGGGATTTAAGAATTTGCATGGGACAGGCGGTCAAGGTACCTTGTGTGTCTACGCATGGGAGCCATACAAGGCCCACGACCAGGTAGCATTTTGtgtccctttatttatttttgcaattttggtTACGATGTATACATataatacgtgtttaatactCATACCTTGTAACTCTGCATTTGTTTTCCACATCTGAGGTTTAATGCGTAAaaatacgttttttttttttgcattcacACGCTCGGATATGTGTATAAAACATGTATTATATGCATATTTACTAATTCAGACCTAGCCTATCCAATGTTTTACAATTGGTAGGATCAAAACCGAACCACTAATTAAATCTAATCTGGTTCATTGGTTCATGACTGGGTTGACAACCCTAATCTAGAGAGGTTTTTTCAAATGAGCACCTACTCTACTACATGGTAAGTTAGATGGGTTTAAAATtttgtatttcctttttctgaAACTTTCACCAATTTTACATTGAAGCAAATGAACccctaattgattttttttttccccccttttttggaTTGATGCAAAAGAAGGCTTTCTGCTTTTGAGGAGTGCCACAATGATGGTACCAGAACATAAATTTGGATTCTCTTATAATATTTATCGTAGATAATATTAATTGTAATAAAGGTTCTGTTTGCTTCGGTGTAAAATTTTTCATGTTGAAACATTTTTCAATGTTTGCTTTTAAAAAGTAAAACATGATAATCATCGTAAATATTTTCGATTTGTTTGTCATTTATTTTACATGACAAACAAGGTGCGtaggcatggtttgaggtatcggattggatcggccgaGATTGATCCAATCCAGCTATACGGataggggtaaaaatataaaaaaaattagtttttttttattataagaaaacagggacaaaagtatcatatttgcccgagtttgggTGATCCTGATCCGATGATCCGATCCAACAGATACCAAGATCACGAACCATATGCATAGGTGTTTATGCCCATCCCTCCTCAAACATGGTGTCATAAGTCAGATGTGTAAGACATTTTTTGAATTAAAAGAAACTGTAGTTGTATATTTTTTGTatacagatcttctatggcgctCTACCCATAGCGGCTTGTGTGGCCCAAACAGAGCGTCGAGCGCAatgtccaccttacccctgctcaggcAAGACGCtcgggcagggataaggcggacATTGTGCGATGCATTTTGTCTGGGCCGCACAGGCCGCTACAAGCAGGGCACCGTAGAAGATCACGAtccatttttttgttaattagttTGCTTTCATCACTGTATACACTCCTATTTTTAAACATTTGTTTTAAAACTTTCCCTTAAAGCTGAATCATATACTACTCATCATCAACTTAAACagttaaaaataaagaaaggataCGGCCTATCCAACTACTACTAATAACTGACTTtcctaaaaaagataaaaagaaacaCATTGAACCGAGAAAATCCTAAATTTGGGGCAAAACCTTAGTTTTTGAACAGTTTGTACCAATATATATAGTTTTGATATCTTTATTTTTCACTCATTCTTATTCTTCCTCTTCACAccatttatcttttgctttgCCCTATGAAAAAATGGCAAAAACTTGCAATCCTTCTATTCTAACAATTGGGCTCTTTCTTGGGTTGGTATTTGGAGTGATGTTGCAAGTTTCTGATGGTGCACGCTTTAATGGCTTTGACCCTGAGTATCGTGGATATGACACAAGCATAGGGTATCATGCCATCCGAGGGGGTGGTCCTGTAAATGGGCCACCCTAGCAAGCCAATCCTCCACAAAGAGGTTGCAACAAGGCTACTCGCTGCAGAAATGCCCCACCTCTACCTGT encodes:
- the LOC122640851 gene encoding probable beta-D-xylosidase 2 → MTLGEKVKQLGNHANGVSRVGLPSYEWWSEALHGVSNQGPGVQFTKEIPSATNFPTVILTAASFNQSLWKTIGQAVSTEARAIHNQGHGGLTYWSPTMNVVRDPRWGRITETPGEDPFLVGTYAVNYVRGLQDIEEEEEESNKPPNYNYKDLNSRPLKVSACCKHYTAYDVDNWNGVERYSYDAKVSQQDIVETFNGPFEMCIRDGDVSSIMCSYNSVNGIPTCADTKLLKETIRDEWGLHGYIVSDCDSIQTMVENHKFLGYGYEDASAQAMRAGMDLNCGDSYTNYMENATLSGKVKEADIDKALNNLYVVLMRLGLFDGSSPSLRSIGAESVCSDEHIELSAEAAREGIVLLKNDNNTLPLDHNKFKNIAVVGPHANATTTMIGTYVGIPCKITSPLDGLSKFATLTYAKGCDGVGCKNDSLIFPAMEAAKNADATIIIVGLDTSIEQEGLDRLDLNLPGYQEQLIKQVRDVAKGPVILMVMSAGGVDISFAKGDSKIPAIIWAGYPGEEGGRAIADVVFGKYNPGGKLPITWYTNDYINKLPMTSMPLRPVDELGYPGRTYKFFNGSTVYPFGYGLSYTQFNYKIVRAHRSVNVKLNKYQHCRRLDYLDDAGRPWCESVLVDDLDCSTIEDFELEVEVQNVGTMDGDDVLIVYSVPPAGIVGTHSKQVIGFQRVFVPAGESKNLKFTFNACKSLFLVEKNSYKLLPSGAHTILIGNEGTSLPLQVDFTVAAVEE